One segment of Triticum aestivum cultivar Chinese Spring chromosome 2A, IWGSC CS RefSeq v2.1, whole genome shotgun sequence DNA contains the following:
- the LOC123189462 gene encoding plant UBX domain-containing protein 4 yields the protein MSSSNGNGGKKPAPSGGRGGIRTLADINRGPSGFPGAGGSGSDSDEPQEYYTGGEKSGMLVQDPTRRNNVDSIFEQARVMGAQQVPLPSFEGQSSSSTSFAGTGRLLSGDAQTAPAAPQPPQDVLHNIHFWNNGFTVDDGPLRAYEDAANADFIESIKKSQCPQELEPADRRTAVHVNVIKRHGDYEEPARPRSAFQGVGRTLGGSSADESPAPAPVTQEPHGAPRSIGIVVDDSQPFTSIQLRLADGTRMVARFNLNHTVGDIRSFIDASRPGAARPYQLQTGFPPKQLTDPTQTVDQAGLKNSVIMQKM from the exons atgagctcctcCAACGGCAACGGCGGGAAGAAGCCGGCACCGTCCGGCGGGCGCGGGGGCATCCGCACCCTCGCCGACATCAACCGCGGCCCCTCCGGGTTCCCAGGCGCAGGCGGCAGCGGCAGCGACTCCGATGAGCCCCAGGAGTACTACACCGGCGGCGAGAAGAG tgggatgcttgttcaagatCCAACAAGGAGAAATAATGTGGACTCAATCTTTGAGCAAGCTAGAGTGATGGGTGCTCAGCAAGTTCCACTGCCTTCTTTTGAAGGCCAATCTTCCAGCTCAACCAGCTTTGCAGGAACAGGTCGTCTGCTTTCAGGGGATGCGCAGACAGCACCAGCTGCTCCTCAACCACCGCAGGATGTTCTTCACAATATACATTTCTGGAACAATGGTTTCACAGTAGATGATGGTCCACTAAGAGCCTATGAGGACGCTGCAAATGCAGACTTCATTGAG AGCATCAAGAAGTCCCAGTGCCCCCAAGAGCTGGAGCCTGCTGATCGAAGGACAGCTGTCCATGTCAATGTTATAAAACGACATGGAGATTATGAG GAACCTGCAAGGCCTCGATCAGCTTTCCAGGGTGTTGGTAGAACCCTTGGTGGGTCTTCAGCAGATGAGAGTCCTGCACCAGCTCCTGTGACACAAGAGCCCCACGGTGCTCCCAGGTCAATTGGCATAGTTGTGGACGACTCGCAGCCCTTTACATCCATACAGCTAAGGTTAGCGGACGGCACTCGCATGGTCGCTCGGTTTAACCTTAACCACACCGTGGGCGACATCAGGTCTTTCATTGATGCATCCCGCCCAGGAGCTGCGCGGCCGTATCAGTTGCAGACTGGCTTCCCACCCAAGCAGCTGACTGACCCTACGCAGACTGTTGACCAAGCTGGACTCAAGAACTCCGTTATCATGCAGAAGATGTAG